The Rhizoctonia solani chromosome 1, complete sequence sequence gttccattccagGCAAGTTtcgcggagtgggagatgatttgcaagtgggtggttgggagttggCTGCCACGGAACGACAACTAGAGCGGCtggtaggacgggagtatgggtgggggacgccagagcgtgtggatggaatggtggaaacggtgtgggggaagtagtgcctatatcaggacttatgagcggtttttctgtagtatactggcgctaaacccttgcgtctagtacctagcgttggactgtccctacaacaaatcagcagacctggcggttgtgatatgggcgggttttcagcaagcgggtatttcagcggtctagggtcgctgactactgagttccggcaaaacttggggtatgcgggggattagagcccgtctgccttatagcaatttggtactaccagggaccaacgtctgtttgattattaaagacaaaaggcaagtccaatctggtgttttcccttgtgctagtacagggggtcttctccttgttgatcaagcctactagaagttgattttacaatgttgtacaccactgtaaggtgggtacacgctggtggaggcgggcgcttaaggccgtactactacaagcttatgtaatctaacttaactaggctatactacggcCGCTGTAAGGCGGACTTCTACTGGCTATCtactgcaaaggggcctgaggcctgggaggtgtggtgagttaagtaaTGGGGGTGACTTCTGATAACAActgggccggctacttagctggccgaataatccctcctcaatggatatgagacgaggtaaaatcaacttggtgtctccaagcgatttccctgctgtatatataggcaaagcacactatctacatggtctgtgcgcgtgagagaaagaagtagctaagacaaatgagaagcatgctgcgggctgcgcagaagcgtggatttctcctaagcgcccttggcacggcatctcggcgcggcatctcggcataataagcgccgagatcacgtgattgaaaaacataagaaaaagggttcgtaaaaaatagtaaaaatatcagaaaaatcgtccgattccagtggtatttgttaggaggttataacagtgtgcttgtagtagtatggccctaagcgcctgcctccactagcgtgtacccaccttacagtggtgtatgaCAATGCGGAAAGGATGATGCTGAGAGAGGTGGCTAGCCTGTTGCAATCACTGGACAGTTGTGGGTTGCTGTCCATTTCCATGCTGTTGACCCTGGTCCAATTGTGCTGCACTGCCATATCAATGCTCACTTGGCTACAGGAATGGTTATTGGTGGGTTCCAAGGCCAAATATAAGGGATAAGCAGTACTGATATGGATGCGGTTGACAGTTCTGCTGGAAGGACCTGAGAAGCTTACAAGCAACTATGTTCCAAGCTACTACCTGACAAAGAACAAGCCTTGAGAGGCTTAGATAAAATCAGAGCAGTGGATATAGTTTTGGTTGTGCCTTTTGTTTGCTTGCTTTGACCGTTTTCTTTGATGGGTTTATGTTTTGATAAAATGAATTCAGTCTTCTCTTTTTATTTGAAGGAGCCTTATTTCAAACATGAAAGCTACTATAAAATGTGCAAATTTAAACCTCTTCAGCAATTATCAGGTGTAGTTTGTTCTCTTCCCTAGGAAGTAGCACGTTACAATTGTATTCATTGGCTTCTGAGGTTGTTTGTTGTTTATTCCTCACCTCAAGTAGTACATTGGAATCTTCCTGGCTGATGCTGATATTTTGGTATGAATAGCACCATGTCATCCCAAACACAGAGTTACCTCAGATCAATCCCATACCTGATTGTCCAAGGGGAATATGTCCCTAACAATGTCACATATAAATACTCCCATTTGGAGGCTGTGGATTGGAGCTTGCCGGGACCCACAAGCCTAGTCTTGCGCAAAGGATGCAATGGCCAAGTGCGCAGCCACGTGATTGTTGGATGTTGGTTGTTGCCAACCACATTGACATTGTGCGTTTGGTCTACCAACATgctctttctctttttaATATTTTATTCTCTATCCTGCAGGAGATTTGTGCCTGTACGCAAGGTCATTTGTGTATTTTATGTAACATTTGGGGGATCCTTGCCTACGTGCAGGATCATTTTCTTAATTCATTGCCAACATGGCTTCCTTCCCTTTAACTGGGCTATCCTCTGTAACTGGCTTCCTagctgtcgtagacacaattgataccagggaatttattcccattttctcgaatttaaacgaagacaaacggacaaccttttcaatcacgtgactttggcgcttatatcatatgctaagcgccaagccatgtccccttctgcacttacctcagcacacgtagccacctccacctgatgacatcaccatgacacgtcagtgacatgtatgcatgagtaaggccaactgcggagcagggttcttatttgatacagtattttatatggtacatttgtaattagctaagcctgtagaatatataaggaggccaaccgaccatggtaacacccaggttgattacctcttgttgcatctacccattgtacaaggaccttaggtccagtaaatacttagttactcaGTTTTAGgtcgccttaagcaacttcttggttgtactcagttagcttgccattgcccatataggcttggttgccgtagtatagttggttgttgttgtaggtagcttgcccactgccttaagcggttctcaCTCAGTCTTACacagccgcaagcgcccgcctccttgacgtccttacagatgtctaggacactaggtaatcgaccttaagttggttgcaaaccgtgcccaccaagcacacccaaCTCAGCcttgacaaacaagaaggtcccctgtactagcacaagggaaatcacctgattgggcttgccttttgctatcaataatcaaactagcattggccccaggtagtaccaaattgctataaggcagacggatcctgattgtccgcataccaccggtcaccgcaccctttgtcagcggagctagccagcagatccacccgcttgcagaaaacccgttccacatcacgcccgtacacagcagttgattggtcaatagggactgtccaacgctaggcggttgacgcaagctcttagcgccagtacaataaagcgccctataagtcctgatataggcacccttggctacacagcccccaTTTCCCCCcatcttgcccaccattacctcctgtaccccctcctgcgcttcctcccgcgcctcccagcgcaccgcTTCTCACCAAGGCTGCTCATatccccatgagatggcaacccgttcctgGAGCTCCGCTCACCCCAAtcccctcttgatcaaggagagctgggacccgCTCTTCCGGCAACCACCAATGAGCCAACAAGCCTCAAACCAGAGGTCTACGGGGAAATCTCCCTCGGTTGagcaatctcccttatcCTGGGACTGCAGAACCAAGTCCTCCGGCTCAAGCAGGAACTcaaagtgtcataaacagaggaaaatagaactagccggaattgaaccagcttgaccactaagccatagagccttattattcctctgctgacaacccatgattacacctgctaccccccaaatttgggcttgggccagcatgcaaccacttgtactggtcatgtgaccgtgtccaggacactgccccccttttttgggtgggcagcgcccctgtgaaaagtttttcccatggtgggaatagaactggtgtccttccaagttctaccaagtgtcataaacagaggaaaatagaactagccagaattgaaccagcttgaccactaagccatagagccctattattcctctgctgacaacccatgattacacctgctaccccccaaatttgggcttgggccagcatgcaaccacttgtactggtcatgtgaccgtgtccaggacacaaagaaaccaaggaagcaaccaaggaagcccaagactggatgggagcagtcaaccaagccctcacttgcattgaggctaggggtggagccccacatacaccagaagaccagaAACCCCCGGCAGTTGAGGCCAtgcccaggcccttaccaaaaaccaacacttttccagcgcctagtgcgcccctcatctcctgggccaaccccagTAAAGCTCCCCCTACCTTCGCTCAGCCAACCCCAGTCCGGGTTCCCCCAAGAagctatactccccctccacctttgcctatccaaCTCTGCTCCCCtcaagtcccacaaccagcggcccctgtagccACTTACCaagccccggtcaaagtggaccaccctgatgcctatacagggaagatagggaacaaagcccgccaatggctcacacagatgttggcatgggtacgtctaaatcaacagatgttccccacggatcaggaggtcttgttgttcctcctgatgaacatgaaggacatagcaggagcctgggctcacccccacctcaatcaacttgggtcccacagggcccttatccaaacagttgacaagttcaaaacggagtttttggctgcatttgggaacCCGGATGCCACGCAAGCCGCCGAGCGGCAAATCACACAactcactcagacaggaacctgtgctgagtatatcacaaagttcaggaccattgccatggacctagactggaacaacgccgccctttgtgggcaatttgcatgtggcctccactgggaggtcagccgcctcattgccacTCAAGAACGgcgcccaaccaccctcctggagctgcagaatgcggccctggtcattgataacgccctcTGCAAGGAGcatgccagccacccgcctaagggtagtaagtctggaacttcatccacccccaataggggggcaagtaccggccaacaggccacaagaccaggacgCCTCTCTAGCGATCCAAattttgtctccaaggaggagcaaaacCGCCGCCGGGCCGAAGGCCTATGCATCAAGTGTGGCAAGCCAGGCCACAAGTTCGcagaatgccgcactggctggaaatcCACtcctaaggaggaaggcgtcaaaaaagaagccgccaaggttggcaaagagtctggacccaaattgggaaaagactaagggtacctgctgccgcgcgcaaggaccccaaggactctggttgtatagaaatatgtaatatatcaagtagctcaaatagaatctcccccctCTTCACCATTCCTATtacaccagagaaacaagcggaaaacctagaagtcctgatagattcaggcgccacctcctcaTTTTTACACCCCCGTacagcggaactactccgcctccctCTAATAGACCTCCCGTACCCCCGTACTGTTAccatgctcaatgggtcaagcccccaggctggcaagatctggaagaaggcactcctaaccttctcccttgatggcaagaaaatgaccgAGACTTTCCTTatatgtaacacagggtctcacgccgccatcctGGGATTGAAGTGGTTGGGCGCCCACAACccggaaattgattggaatatgcGCACTCTCACCTTCCCCCACGCACCACCTGAGCATGTAGCCATtgccgaggaagaggaagccaaCCAagaaccccttgaaggagtaccctccaaataccaccaatatgcaaaggtatttggagaggaagaattcaacaagcttccccctcacTGGCACTACGATATTGGCATTGAGCTtatggaagaaggccccttgaactcaCCCTTATACAGTATGACCGACGCCAAGTCTGCCACACTCaaagactggctcagggacgagctcaaggctgggaaaatcCGACCCAGCAAATTGTCAATTAGCTCTCCCGTaatgtttgttcccaaaaaggatggttcccgtcgtttggttgttgatgtcctggacacggtcacatgaccagtacaagtggttgcatgctggcccaagcccaaatttggggggtagcaggtgtaatcatgggttgtcagcagaggaataatagggctctatggcttagtggtcaagctggttcaattccggct is a genomic window containing:
- a CDS encoding Retrotransposable element Tf2 protein; protein product: MGAVNQALTCIEARGGAPHTPEDQKPPAVEAMPRPLPKTNTFPAPSAPLISWANPSKAPPTFAQPTPVRVPPRSYTPPPPLPIQLCSPQVPQPAAPVATYQAPVKVDHPDAYTGKIGNKARQWLTQMLAWVRLNQQMFPTDQEVLLFLLMNMKDIAGAWAHPHLNQLGSHRALIQTVDKFKTEFLAAFGNPDATQAAERQITQLTQTGTCAEYITKFRTIAMDLDWNNAALCGQFACGLHWEVSRLIATQERRPTTLLELQNAALVIDNALCKEHASHPPKGSKSGTSSTPNRGASTGQQATRPGRLSSDPNFVSKEEQNRRRAEGLCIKCGKPGHKFAECRTGWKSTPKEEGVKKEAAKVGKESGPKLGKD